From the genome of Clostridium sp. BNL1100, one region includes:
- a CDS encoding XkdX family protein has product MFERLNYLYSIGRVTAEQLDIAVSKGWITAEEKMKIIG; this is encoded by the coding sequence ATGTTTGAAAGGTTGAATTATTTATACAGTATAGGAAGAGTAACAGCAGAACAACTGGATATTGCGGTATCAAAGGGATGGATAACCGCCGAGGAAAAAATGAAGATAATAGGATAA
- a CDS encoding DUF1906 domain-containing protein codes for MKGIDYTTQTTVSQAKALKAAGYNFVCRYLVPESMAWKRLTKTEAEILTNAGLNIVSVYEASANGALKGAIQGTKDGKAAYSEAKKVGQPAGSTIYFAVDFDAQSVDYPAIYAYLKAAQTQIKGYNIGVYGSCAVCEDMHKRGIKYCWQTYACRGKKSQHANIYQYKNDVNVVDISCDMNESYGNEGFWNLKPVRKEMTYNEAFKIILKRLVRHTIIGLENCRKIKQKRPYQVYRHYL; via the coding sequence ATGAAAGGTATTGACTACACTACTCAAACAACAGTTTCACAGGCAAAGGCATTAAAGGCGGCAGGCTACAACTTTGTATGTAGATACTTGGTGCCGGAGAGCATGGCGTGGAAGAGGCTTACAAAAACAGAGGCCGAGATACTAACTAACGCAGGACTAAACATTGTATCAGTATACGAAGCATCAGCAAACGGAGCCTTAAAAGGAGCTATACAAGGTACAAAAGATGGCAAAGCAGCATATTCAGAAGCAAAAAAAGTTGGGCAGCCTGCCGGGAGTACAATATATTTTGCAGTAGACTTTGATGCACAGTCAGTTGATTATCCGGCTATATATGCATACCTGAAAGCAGCACAAACACAAATAAAAGGTTATAACATTGGAGTATATGGCAGTTGTGCAGTATGTGAGGATATGCACAAAAGGGGAATTAAGTATTGTTGGCAGACCTATGCATGCCGAGGCAAAAAGTCACAACATGCTAATATATATCAGTACAAAAATGATGTAAATGTAGTCGATATAAGTTGTGATATGAATGAATCATATGGAAATGAAGGGTTCTGGAATTTAAAACCTGTAAGAAAAGAAATGACATACAACGAAGCATTTAAAATAATATTGAAGAGGTTGGTTCGCCATACGATTATTGGTCTGGAAAATTGCCGGAAGATAAAGCAAAAAAGACCGTATCAAGTTTACCGGCATTATTTATAA
- a CDS encoding Rha family transcriptional regulator gives MNNLVTIKRKNVLTNSLIIADGTGVKHKNVKELIYTYEDKFKQLGTLAVLNGKSTGGRPEQYFKLNEPQATFILTLMRNSEIVVDFKLALTKEFYRMRSFILERQYAEWQQFRITGKQVRREETDIILGKLIPHAESRGSKNAGKLYMTYSKLVNATLGI, from the coding sequence ATGAATAATTTAGTAACCATAAAAAGAAAAAATGTACTTACAAATAGCTTAATAATTGCGGATGGGACAGGTGTAAAACACAAAAATGTAAAAGAATTGATTTATACATATGAAGATAAATTTAAACAGCTTGGGACTTTAGCGGTTTTAAACGGAAAAAGTACAGGCGGCCGGCCAGAACAATATTTTAAACTTAATGAACCACAGGCCACATTTATATTGACCTTAATGAGAAATTCCGAAATCGTAGTCGATTTTAAGCTTGCACTAACTAAAGAATTCTACCGCATGAGAAGCTTTATTTTGGAACGTCAATATGCAGAATGGCAGCAATTCAGAATAACAGGCAAACAAGTCCGCAGGGAAGAAACAGACATTATACTTGGAAAACTTATACCACATGCAGAATCACGGGGAAGTAAAAATGCAGGCAAGCTTTACATGACTTATTCTAAGCTTGTAAACGCCACGCTAGGAATTTAA
- a CDS encoding DNA adenine methylase, whose product MQIKVIAHKKTSRAFFYLDPPYYGTEKYYQAEFKPEDHETLAKTLKRLKGKFLLSYNDCEYVRELYKDFTIEEIQRNHNLLNRYEGKEKTYCEVLVRNY is encoded by the coding sequence ATGCAAATTAAAGTTATTGCACATAAAAAAACGAGCCGAGCTTTCTTCTATCTGGATCCACCTTATTACGGGACAGAAAAGTATTATCAGGCTGAATTCAAACCGGAGGATCATGAGACACTTGCTAAAACGTTGAAAAGGTTAAAAGGTAAATTCCTGCTGTCATACAATGACTGTGAGTATGTAAGGGAACTGTACAAGGACTTTACTATTGAGGAAATTCAGAGGAATCATAATTTACTGAACAGATATGAGGGAAAGGAAAAGACGTATTGTGAGGTGTTGGTGAGGAATTATTGA